One Amycolatopsis sp. NBC_00355 genomic window carries:
- a CDS encoding glycosyltransferase family 2 protein: protein MPTEPTTRRRVAFIFPIYNEEGNIELLQRTVDEVTAPLAGKYDFSFIYVDDGSKDGSLAALTELSARDGRITVIELSRNFGHQMAVTAGLDLVDADAAIIMDSDLQDPPRVALELIEKWEEGFDVVYAQRRSRQDSPFKRLTASAFYWFLGKMAAVDIPKNTGDFRLVDRKVVDELRKYRERDRFLRGLVSYVGFKQTAVLFDRDKRHTGATGYPLTKMMRFAADGIVGFSTTPLRMITRMGYLFSLLSFLGVLYVIGVKLFAPETAVPGWAFITIAMFFLGGIQIIMLGVLGSYIGRTYSQVQNRPLYSVASVRTGANETAGDSRSGVR from the coding sequence GTGCCGACAGAGCCGACCACGCGCCGCCGGGTCGCGTTCATCTTCCCGATCTACAACGAGGAAGGGAACATCGAGCTGCTGCAGCGCACGGTCGACGAGGTCACCGCGCCGCTGGCCGGGAAGTACGACTTCAGCTTCATCTACGTCGACGACGGCAGCAAGGACGGCTCGCTGGCGGCGCTCACCGAGCTGAGCGCCCGCGACGGCCGGATCACGGTCATCGAGCTGTCCCGCAACTTCGGCCACCAGATGGCCGTCACCGCCGGGCTCGACCTGGTCGACGCGGACGCCGCGATCATCATGGACAGCGACCTGCAGGACCCGCCGCGGGTGGCGCTGGAGCTCATCGAGAAGTGGGAAGAGGGCTTCGACGTCGTCTACGCGCAGCGGCGCTCGCGCCAGGACTCGCCGTTCAAGCGGCTCACCGCGAGCGCGTTCTACTGGTTCCTCGGCAAGATGGCCGCGGTCGACATCCCGAAGAACACCGGCGACTTCCGGCTGGTCGACCGCAAGGTCGTCGACGAGCTGCGCAAGTACCGCGAGCGCGACCGGTTCCTGCGCGGCCTGGTCAGCTACGTCGGGTTCAAGCAGACGGCGGTGCTGTTCGACCGCGACAAGCGGCACACCGGCGCCACCGGCTACCCGCTGACGAAGATGATGCGGTTCGCCGCCGACGGCATCGTCGGGTTCTCGACCACGCCGCTGCGGATGATCACGCGGATGGGGTACCTGTTCTCGCTGCTGAGCTTCCTCGGCGTGCTCTACGTCATCGGCGTCAAGCTGTTCGCGCCGGAGACCGCCGTGCCCGGCTGGGCGTTCATCACCATCGCGATGTTCTTCCTCGGCGGTATCCAGATCATCATGCTGGGCGTGCTCGGCAGCTACATCGGCCGGACGTACTCGCAGGTGCAGAACCGGCCGCTGTACAGCGTCGCATCGGTGCGGACGGGCGCGAACGAGACCGCCGGGGACAGCCGGAGCGGCGTCCGATGA
- a CDS encoding GtrA family protein yields MRLVTATQVRFGIVGIGNTLVDVLGYALLATLGVPTFVANFVSTTVGMLLSFTLNRNFTFRAKDGDVRRQALLFFVVTAFGLWVVQFLVITLVNHLFPGINLLVPKGAAIVVGLFWNYLLYHYVVFRHRPVTPLPGAAPADSA; encoded by the coding sequence ATGAGGCTCGTCACGGCCACGCAGGTCCGCTTCGGCATCGTCGGGATCGGCAACACGCTGGTCGACGTCCTCGGGTACGCGCTGCTGGCCACGCTCGGCGTGCCGACCTTCGTGGCGAACTTCGTCTCCACGACCGTCGGCATGCTGCTGTCGTTCACGCTGAACCGGAACTTCACCTTCCGGGCGAAGGACGGCGACGTCCGCCGCCAGGCGCTGCTGTTCTTCGTGGTCACCGCGTTCGGGCTCTGGGTGGTGCAGTTCCTCGTCATCACGCTGGTGAACCACCTGTTCCCGGGGATCAACCTGCTGGTGCCCAAGGGCGCCGCGATCGTCGTCGGGCTGTTCTGGAACTACCTGCTCTACCACTACGTCGTGTTCCGCCACCGGCCGGTGACGCCGCTACCCGGTGCGGCACCCGCCGACTCAGCGTGA
- the wsfD gene encoding glycan biosynthesis hexose transferase WsfD: MRSRELRFGLGVFVLSLGVLLLRFLVPRPVGMADNGDGWRLLCDLGGRHPELKSEFYVHFSYGPGSACKSDYISSQAWLDWFASKLGHVLGSSAELNLLVLGAITCVLVAAGVAATVLGLDLSRRNRVIAAVLLLLVMADSAFFGYFASVLSEGAGFVGMLLMAGGLLLMHRTGAWRYWGAALTVVGALIGINAKSQTLLLIPLFVLALALVRPLGARGRTRWLLPLGVLVIVGAGTAMVQSKGDPANAEYREANMFHVVFDSIVDGKHDTDADLTALGLPPDARKFIGKGWWEASPWTDPGYNTYRDKISRRNVVQYYASHPERTLQILQQGAVDTLTARPARLGSFAESAGFPQMAQEYRVPVFSGLSALAAPLGLFLLIPFWLLTAWLGIRAFRRHRREFGIVVFFLLLFGIGQFGLSALGEGVEGVKHQLLTLFPTFLAAVFAVLSLLPRPSRAVPEDAGEEPESEAMTEVFDAFREPEKPAVR, translated from the coding sequence GTGCGATCCCGTGAACTGCGCTTCGGCCTGGGCGTCTTCGTCCTCTCCCTGGGCGTCCTGCTGCTCCGGTTCCTCGTGCCGAGGCCGGTCGGAATGGCCGACAACGGCGACGGCTGGCGCCTGCTGTGCGACCTCGGCGGCCGGCACCCCGAGCTGAAGAGCGAGTTCTACGTCCACTTCAGCTACGGGCCGGGTTCGGCCTGCAAGAGCGACTACATCTCGAGCCAGGCGTGGCTCGACTGGTTCGCGAGCAAGCTCGGGCACGTGCTCGGCTCGTCGGCCGAGCTGAACCTGCTGGTGCTGGGCGCGATCACGTGCGTGCTCGTCGCCGCCGGCGTCGCGGCCACCGTGCTGGGCCTGGACCTGAGCCGCCGCAACCGCGTCATCGCCGCCGTCCTGCTGCTGCTCGTGATGGCCGACTCGGCGTTCTTCGGCTACTTCGCCTCGGTGCTCAGCGAAGGCGCCGGGTTCGTCGGCATGCTGCTCATGGCGGGCGGCCTCCTGCTGATGCACCGCACGGGCGCGTGGCGTTATTGGGGCGCGGCGCTGACCGTGGTGGGCGCGCTGATCGGGATCAACGCGAAGTCGCAGACGCTGCTGCTGATCCCGCTGTTCGTGCTCGCGCTGGCGCTGGTCCGGCCGCTCGGCGCGCGCGGCCGCACGCGCTGGCTGCTGCCGCTGGGCGTGCTGGTGATCGTCGGCGCCGGCACGGCGATGGTGCAGTCGAAGGGCGACCCGGCGAACGCCGAGTACCGCGAAGCCAACATGTTCCACGTGGTGTTCGACAGCATCGTGGACGGCAAGCACGACACCGACGCCGACCTGACCGCGCTGGGCCTCCCGCCGGACGCCAGGAAGTTCATCGGCAAGGGCTGGTGGGAAGCGAGCCCCTGGACGGACCCGGGCTACAACACCTACCGCGACAAGATCAGCCGCCGCAACGTCGTGCAGTACTACGCGTCGCACCCGGAGCGCACGCTGCAGATCCTCCAGCAGGGCGCGGTCGACACGCTCACCGCCCGCCCCGCGCGCCTGGGCAGCTTCGCCGAGTCGGCCGGCTTCCCGCAGATGGCCCAGGAGTACCGGGTGCCGGTGTTCTCCGGGCTGTCCGCGCTGGCCGCGCCGCTGGGCCTGTTCCTGCTGATCCCGTTCTGGCTGCTGACGGCGTGGCTGGGCATCCGCGCGTTCCGCCGGCACCGGCGTGAGTTCGGGATCGTGGTGTTCTTCCTGCTGCTGTTCGGGATCGGCCAGTTCGGCCTGTCCGCGCTCGGCGAAGGCGTCGAAGGCGTGAAGCACCAGCTGCTGACGCTGTTCCCGACGTTCCTGGCCGCGGTGTTCGCGGTGCTGAGCCTGCTGCCGCGGCCGTCCCGGGCCGTGCCGGAAGACGCCGGGGAAGAGCCGGAGTCCGAGGCCATGACCGAGGTCTTCGACGCCTTCCGGGAGCCGGAGAAGCCCGCCGTCCGCTAA
- the prfA gene encoding peptide chain release factor 1 encodes MDSSSLKGLLAEHAELETQLADPAVHADQARARKLGRRYAELTPVVRAVHSLDSAREDLVAARELAAEDSGFAAEAEELAAGIPELESKLTELLLPRDPYDGSDVVMEIKSGEGGEESALFAGDLLRMYLRYAERHGWKAEVLDSVDSDLGGFKDVTLSIKTKSAVVDGVWSRLKFEGGVHRVQRVPATESQGRIHTSASGVLIYPEPEEVEVEIDPNDLRIDVFRSSGPGGQSVNTTDSAVRITHLPTGIVVSCQNEKSQIQNRARALQVLQARLQAVAEEEAAAKASDARRSQVRTVDRSERIRTYNFPENRISDHRVNYKSYNLDQVLDGDLDGVLDALATADREERLASQSG; translated from the coding sequence GTGGATTCGAGCTCGCTCAAGGGGCTGCTCGCCGAACACGCGGAGCTGGAGACCCAGCTCGCGGACCCGGCGGTGCACGCCGACCAGGCGCGCGCCCGCAAGCTCGGCCGCCGCTACGCCGAGCTGACGCCCGTGGTGCGCGCCGTCCACTCGCTCGACTCCGCCCGCGAAGACCTCGTGGCCGCGCGGGAGCTGGCGGCGGAGGACTCCGGGTTCGCCGCGGAGGCCGAGGAGCTGGCCGCCGGGATCCCCGAGCTGGAGTCGAAGCTCACCGAGCTGCTGCTGCCGCGCGACCCGTACGACGGCTCCGACGTCGTGATGGAGATCAAGTCCGGTGAAGGCGGCGAGGAGTCGGCGCTGTTCGCCGGCGACCTGCTGCGGATGTACCTGCGTTACGCGGAGCGGCACGGCTGGAAGGCCGAGGTGCTCGACTCGGTCGACTCCGACCTGGGCGGCTTCAAGGACGTCACGCTCTCGATCAAGACGAAGTCGGCGGTCGTCGACGGCGTCTGGTCCCGCCTGAAGTTCGAGGGCGGCGTGCACCGCGTCCAGCGCGTGCCGGCGACCGAGTCGCAGGGCCGGATCCACACGTCGGCGTCCGGGGTGCTGATCTACCCGGAGCCCGAAGAGGTCGAGGTCGAGATCGACCCGAACGACCTGCGCATCGACGTCTTCCGCTCGTCGGGCCCGGGCGGCCAGAGCGTCAACACGACCGACTCGGCGGTGCGGATCACCCACCTGCCGACCGGCATCGTCGTCTCGTGCCAGAACGAGAAGTCGCAGATCCAGAACCGCGCCCGCGCGCTGCAGGTCCTGCAGGCCCGCCTCCAGGCGGTCGCCGAGGAGGAGGCCGCGGCCAAGGCGTCCGACGCCCGCCGCTCCCAGGTCCGCACGGTCGACCGGTCGGAGCGCATCCGCACGTACAACTTCCCGGAGAACCGCATTTCGGACCACCGGGTGAACTACAAGTCGTACAACCTGGACCAGGTCCTGGACGGCGACCTGGACGGTGTCCTGGACGCCCTGGCGACCGCGGACCGCGAAGAGCGACTGGCCTCGCAGTCCGGCTGA
- the rpmE gene encoding 50S ribosomal protein L31 — protein sequence MKSGIHPEYVVTNVDCDCGNTFTTRSTKTSGSIHVEICSNCHPFYTGKQKIMDTGGRVARFEARYGKRQKKDAEAK from the coding sequence ATGAAGAGCGGTATTCACCCCGAGTACGTGGTCACGAACGTCGACTGCGACTGCGGTAACACCTTCACCACGCGCAGCACGAAGACCAGCGGCTCCATCCACGTCGAGATCTGCTCCAACTGCCACCCGTTCTACACGGGCAAGCAGAAGATCATGGACACCGGTGGCCGCGTCGCGCGCTTCGAGGCTCGCTACGGCAAGCGTCAGAAGAAGGACGCCGAAGCCAAGTAG
- the rho gene encoding transcription termination factor Rho gives MSNTDLLSDVGNGAAESNGTAPAPKKTVGGLTGKTVAELRSLAGELGVGETTGMRKGDLIAAIRERQGKSRKRAAAETLPLDGLGDAPKAAPKNEPKAEAPATKPEPKKAVVPEASVEAPAAPVADTQPQAERPQQDKQDGQQGQDGAPEEGGRSRRRRGSNRAAGAPESQSGDRQNDRQQGGDRQNGGDRQQGERQGGGDRQQGGDRQQGGQREQRQGNRNDNRQGQDGNRQRNQQDGGSRGGQDNRDNRDNRAQQPQDDDEEGGRRGRRFRDRRRRGSGGGQREVGGSPDTEIREDDVLLPVAGILDVLDNYAFVRTSGYLAGPNDVYVSLSLVRKYGLRRGDAITGVVRQPRDGEQQRQKFNPLVRVDSINGLEPDEAKRRPDFTKLTPLYPNERLRLETESHKLTTRVIDLIMPVGKGQRALIVSPPKAGKTTIMQDIANAISTNNPECHLMVVLVDERPEEVTDMQRSVKGEVIASTFDRPPADHTSVAELSIERAKRLVEMGHDVVVLLDSITRLGRAYNLAAPASGRILSGGVDSTALYPPKRFLGAARNIENGGSLTIFATAMVETGSTMDTVIFEEFKGTGNAELKLDRKIAERRVFPAVDVNPSGTRKDELLLNPDELAVTVKLSRVLHALDSQQAIDLLISRLRKTKTNTEFLMQVSKTALGGNEDD, from the coding sequence GTGAGCAACACCGATCTTTTGAGCGACGTGGGTAACGGCGCCGCAGAGTCGAACGGCACGGCCCCCGCTCCCAAGAAGACGGTCGGCGGGTTGACCGGCAAGACTGTGGCCGAACTGCGTTCGCTGGCTGGGGAGCTCGGCGTCGGTGAGACGACGGGTATGCGCAAGGGCGATCTGATCGCCGCGATCCGTGAGCGTCAGGGCAAGTCTCGCAAGCGTGCGGCTGCCGAGACCCTGCCTCTGGACGGCCTCGGCGATGCGCCCAAGGCGGCCCCGAAGAACGAGCCCAAGGCCGAGGCCCCGGCGACCAAGCCGGAGCCGAAGAAGGCCGTGGTCCCGGAGGCGTCCGTCGAGGCGCCGGCTGCGCCCGTCGCGGACACCCAGCCGCAGGCCGAGCGCCCGCAGCAGGACAAGCAGGACGGCCAGCAGGGCCAGGACGGCGCGCCCGAGGAGGGCGGCCGCAGCCGGCGTCGCCGCGGTTCGAACCGCGCCGCCGGTGCGCCCGAGAGCCAGAGCGGCGACCGCCAGAACGACCGCCAGCAGGGTGGTGACCGCCAGAACGGCGGCGACCGCCAGCAGGGTGAGCGTCAGGGTGGCGGCGACCGGCAGCAGGGTGGCGACCGCCAGCAGGGCGGTCAGCGCGAGCAGCGTCAGGGCAACCGGAACGACAACCGGCAGGGCCAGGACGGCAACCGTCAGCGCAACCAGCAGGACGGTGGCAGCCGCGGCGGTCAGGACAACCGTGACAACCGCGACAACCGCGCCCAGCAGCCGCAGGACGACGACGAGGAAGGCGGCCGTCGCGGCCGTCGCTTCCGCGACCGTCGCCGTCGCGGCAGTGGTGGCGGCCAGCGCGAGGTCGGCGGCTCGCCGGACACCGAGATCCGCGAGGACGACGTCCTGCTGCCCGTCGCGGGCATCCTGGACGTGCTCGACAACTACGCGTTCGTCCGGACGTCGGGTTACCTCGCCGGCCCGAACGACGTGTACGTCTCGCTTTCGCTGGTCCGCAAGTACGGCCTGCGCCGTGGTGACGCCATCACCGGCGTCGTGCGCCAGCCGCGTGACGGCGAGCAGCAGCGGCAGAAGTTCAACCCGCTGGTGCGCGTCGACTCGATCAACGGCCTGGAGCCGGACGAGGCCAAGCGGCGTCCCGACTTCACCAAGCTGACCCCGCTGTACCCGAACGAGCGGCTGCGCCTCGAGACCGAGTCGCACAAGCTCACGACCCGTGTGATCGACCTGATCATGCCGGTCGGCAAGGGGCAGCGTGCCCTGATCGTGTCACCGCCGAAGGCCGGTAAGACCACGATCATGCAGGACATCGCGAACGCGATCTCGACGAACAACCCCGAGTGCCACCTGATGGTCGTCCTCGTGGACGAGCGTCCGGAAGAGGTCACGGACATGCAGCGCTCGGTGAAGGGTGAGGTCATCGCCTCCACCTTCGACCGGCCGCCGGCGGACCACACCTCGGTCGCGGAGCTGTCCATCGAGCGGGCCAAGCGCCTGGTCGAGATGGGCCACGACGTCGTCGTGCTGCTCGACTCGATCACGCGGCTCGGCCGCGCGTACAACCTGGCGGCCCCGGCGTCCGGCCGGATCCTGTCCGGTGGTGTCGACTCGACCGCGCTCTACCCGCCGAAGCGGTTCCTCGGCGCGGCGCGCAACATCGAGAACGGCGGTTCGCTGACCATCTTCGCCACGGCGATGGTGGAGACCGGGTCGACGATGGACACGGTCATCTTCGAAGAGTTCAAGGGCACCGGTAACGCGGAGCTCAAGCTCGACCGCAAGATCGCCGAGCGCCGCGTGTTCCCGGCCGTCGACGTCAACCCGTCGGGTACTCGTAAGGACGAGCTGCTGCTCAACCCGGACGAGCTGGCCGTGACCGTGAAGCTGAGCCGGGTGCTGCACGCGCTCGACTCGCAGCAGGCCATCGACCTGCTGATCTCGCGGCTGCGCAAGACGAAGACGAACACCGAGTTCCTCATGCAGGTCTCGAAGACCGCCCTCGGCGGCAACGAGGACGACTGA
- the thrB gene encoding homoserine kinase, with amino-acid sequence MSGFRVTVPASTANLGPGFDAFGLALALYDVVEVQVTDGGLKVEVIDAGAGGVADVPTDETHLVVRAIRRTCAHLGVDPPGLHLRCFNAIPHARGLGSSAAAVVSGVAAGYALADREIDEFDALQLAAGFEGHADNAAASLFGGLVLAWCEGAEFRAERLTPHASIRPVVAVPAVRSATATTRGLLPASVPHRDAAHNAGRAALAVHALTAKPELLLAATEDRLHQHYRAPAYPASTGLVDTLRAQGVAAAISGAGPTVLALTTTGILPPGAGVEGFDVYELPADLAGVQVAAQ; translated from the coding sequence ATGAGCGGGTTCCGCGTGACCGTCCCGGCGTCCACGGCGAACCTGGGCCCGGGCTTCGACGCGTTCGGCCTGGCGCTGGCGCTCTACGACGTCGTCGAGGTGCAGGTCACCGACGGAGGCCTCAAGGTCGAGGTGATCGACGCGGGCGCGGGCGGTGTCGCCGACGTGCCCACCGACGAGACCCATCTCGTGGTGCGGGCGATCCGGCGGACCTGCGCGCACCTCGGCGTCGACCCGCCCGGCCTGCACCTTCGCTGCTTCAACGCGATCCCGCACGCGCGCGGGCTCGGGTCGTCGGCGGCCGCGGTGGTTTCCGGCGTCGCGGCGGGGTACGCGTTGGCGGACCGGGAGATCGACGAATTCGACGCGCTGCAGCTGGCGGCGGGCTTCGAGGGCCACGCGGACAACGCCGCGGCGAGCCTGTTCGGCGGCCTCGTGCTGGCCTGGTGCGAAGGCGCGGAGTTCCGCGCCGAGCGGCTGACCCCGCACGCCTCGATCCGGCCGGTCGTCGCGGTCCCGGCGGTCCGCTCGGCCACCGCGACCACCCGCGGCCTGCTGCCGGCGTCCGTGCCGCACCGCGACGCCGCGCACAACGCGGGCCGCGCCGCGCTCGCCGTGCACGCGCTCACGGCGAAACCGGAGCTGCTGCTGGCGGCCACCGAAGACCGCCTGCACCAGCACTACCGGGCGCCCGCGTACCCGGCGAGCACCGGACTGGTGGACACGCTCCGTGCACAAGGCGTGGCCGCGGCGATCTCCGGCGCGGGCCCGACGGTGCTCGCGCTGACCACGACGGGAATATTGCCGCCAGGGGCCGGTGTTGAGGGTTTCGACGTCTACGAGCTGCCCGCGGATCTCGCGGGTGTGCAGGTTGCGGCTCAGTAA
- the thrC gene encoding threonine synthase translates to MSIQAWPGIIEAYRDRVPVPDGARVITLGEGNTPLLPARYLSELTGCDVHLKVEGVNPTGSFKDRGMTVAITHALASGLKAVICASTGNTSASAAAYAVRAGLTCAVLVPQGKIAMGKLAQAVLHGARILQVDGNFDDCLELARKTAADYPVTLVNSVNPVRIAGQKTAAFEVCDALGRAPDIHCLPVGNAGNITAYWAGYSEYAADGVVKNTPRMFGFQAAGAAPLVLGEPVRDPDTIATAIRIGSPASWSAAVKAKDESHGLFEAVTDEKILEAYRLLAGREGVFVEPASATSVAGLLATAADGRLPKGATVVCTVTGHGLKDPQTALAGNVEVEPLAVDPSAVAAALDLR, encoded by the coding sequence ATGAGTATCCAGGCCTGGCCCGGCATCATCGAGGCGTACCGGGACCGCGTCCCGGTCCCCGACGGCGCGCGGGTGATCACGCTCGGGGAGGGCAACACCCCGCTGCTGCCCGCCCGCTACCTGTCCGAGCTGACCGGCTGCGACGTCCACCTCAAGGTCGAGGGCGTCAACCCGACCGGCTCGTTCAAGGACCGCGGCATGACCGTGGCCATCACGCACGCGCTCGCCAGCGGGCTCAAGGCGGTGATCTGCGCGTCGACCGGCAACACCTCGGCCTCGGCCGCCGCCTACGCCGTGCGCGCCGGGCTCACCTGCGCGGTGCTGGTGCCGCAAGGCAAGATCGCGATGGGCAAGCTCGCCCAGGCCGTGCTGCACGGCGCGCGGATCCTGCAGGTCGACGGCAACTTCGACGACTGCCTCGAGCTGGCCCGCAAGACTGCGGCCGACTACCCGGTCACGCTCGTCAACTCGGTGAACCCGGTGCGCATCGCCGGCCAGAAGACCGCCGCGTTCGAGGTCTGCGACGCGCTCGGCCGGGCACCGGACATCCACTGCCTGCCGGTCGGCAACGCCGGCAACATCACCGCCTACTGGGCGGGGTATTCGGAGTACGCGGCCGACGGTGTGGTGAAGAACACCCCGCGGATGTTCGGCTTCCAGGCGGCCGGCGCCGCGCCGCTGGTGCTGGGCGAACCGGTGCGCGACCCGGACACGATCGCCACCGCGATCCGGATCGGCAGCCCGGCGTCGTGGAGCGCCGCGGTCAAGGCGAAGGACGAGTCCCACGGGCTGTTCGAAGCGGTCACCGACGAGAAGATCCTCGAGGCGTACCGGCTGCTCGCCGGGCGTGAAGGCGTGTTCGTCGAGCCGGCGTCGGCCACCAGCGTGGCCGGCCTGCTCGCGACGGCCGCCGACGGCCGGCTGCCGAAGGGCGCCACGGTCGTCTGCACCGTCACCGGCCACGGCCTGAAGGACCCGCAGACGGCGCTGGCGGGCAACGTCGAGGTCGAACCGCTGGCGGTGGACCCCTCGGCGGTCGCGGCGGCGCTGGACCTGCGATGA
- a CDS encoding homoserine dehydrogenase translates to MSASAERSDTPKRAIRVALLGCGTVGGEVARLLTEQAGELAARAGAPVELAGIAVRRPDKHPELPPELLTADAEKLVTSDDVDVVVELVGGIEPVRSWLLAALKAGKSVVTANKALLAEHSADLFEAADAAGVDLYFEAAVAGAIPLLRPLRESLAGDRITRVMGIVNGTTNYILSAMDSTGAGYAETLDEASRLGYAEADPTADVDGYDAASKAAILASLAFHTRVTASDVHREGIADVTAADLGAARVLGRTVKLLAICERVTDDDGVESVSARVHPVMIPRSHQLAGVNGAFNAVYVEADAAGELMFYGQGAGGAPTASAVLGDLVAVARNQVAGGRGPRESAYAALPVRPMGQTPTRYHVSLSVADRAGVLAQVAQAFAAHGVSIAAVRQLHVADRASLVVVTHQAPDAALRSTVDEIGRLDVVHQVVSVMRVEGEDA, encoded by the coding sequence GTGTCTGCTTCTGCTGAACGCAGCGACACTCCGAAACGGGCGATCAGGGTCGCCCTGCTCGGCTGCGGGACCGTGGGCGGCGAGGTCGCCCGGTTGCTCACCGAGCAGGCCGGGGAGCTGGCCGCCCGGGCGGGCGCGCCGGTCGAGCTGGCCGGCATCGCGGTCCGCCGCCCGGACAAGCACCCCGAGCTGCCGCCGGAGCTGCTGACCGCCGACGCCGAGAAGCTCGTGACCTCCGACGACGTCGACGTCGTGGTCGAGCTCGTCGGCGGCATCGAGCCGGTGCGCAGCTGGCTGCTCGCCGCGCTGAAGGCCGGGAAGTCCGTGGTCACCGCGAACAAGGCGCTGCTCGCCGAGCATTCCGCCGACCTGTTCGAGGCGGCCGACGCCGCCGGCGTCGACCTCTACTTCGAGGCCGCCGTGGCCGGGGCCATCCCGCTGCTGCGCCCGCTGCGCGAGTCGCTGGCGGGCGACCGGATCACCCGCGTGATGGGCATCGTCAACGGCACCACGAACTACATCCTGTCCGCGATGGACTCGACCGGCGCCGGCTACGCCGAGACGCTCGACGAGGCCAGCCGGCTCGGGTACGCCGAGGCCGACCCGACCGCCGACGTCGACGGCTACGACGCCGCGTCCAAGGCCGCGATCCTCGCCTCGCTCGCCTTCCACACCCGCGTGACGGCCTCGGACGTGCACCGCGAGGGCATCGCCGACGTCACCGCCGCCGACCTCGGCGCGGCCCGCGTGCTCGGCCGCACGGTCAAGCTCCTCGCCATCTGCGAACGGGTGACCGACGACGACGGCGTCGAGTCGGTGTCCGCCCGCGTGCACCCGGTGATGATCCCGCGCAGCCACCAGCTGGCCGGCGTCAACGGCGCGTTCAACGCGGTCTACGTCGAGGCCGACGCCGCCGGCGAGCTGATGTTCTACGGTCAGGGCGCGGGCGGCGCGCCGACGGCGAGCGCGGTGCTCGGCGACCTGGTCGCCGTGGCCCGCAACCAGGTGGCCGGCGGCCGCGGCCCGCGCGAGTCGGCGTACGCGGCGCTGCCGGTGCGGCCGATGGGCCAGACCCCGACCCGGTACCACGTAAGCCTTTCCGTGGCCGACCGCGCCGGGGTGCTCGCCCAGGTGGCGCAGGCGTTCGCCGCCCACGGCGTGAGCATCGCGGCGGTCCGCCAGCTCCACGTCGCCGACCGCGCGAGCCTGGTCGTCGTCACGCACCAGGCCCCCGACGCGGCCCTGCGGTCCACTGTGGACGAGATCGGGCGGCTCGACGTCGTCCACCAGGTTGTCAGTGTGATGCGGGTGGAAGGCGAAGACGCATGA